A genome region from Nodosilinea sp. FACHB-141 includes the following:
- a CDS encoding class I SAM-dependent RNA methyltransferase, with protein sequence MAAYFATVARGLEALAAAELEDLGAQQVEPGFCGVAFEGDLALLYRVNLWSRLVFRVLVKLGECPCRDAEDLYQGIQSIDWRPYLTPELTFAVDATGKNRTLNHTHFTALQVKNAVVDQQRQHWGDRSTIDTQHPEVRLNVHIQDDTATVSLDSSGSSLHRRGYRPAVGAAPLKESLAAALVKLTDWPGDVPLLDPLCGSGTLPLEASMAALNIAPGIFREEFGFQTWPDFDGDLWDRLWQEAEAARKENLGTWVGGCDRDPDIIHQARLNAQRCDLDEQLNFWAADLADLEAPADGGFLLCNPPYGERLGADEDLGAFYKLLGNVLKQRFKGWTAFVLSGNKALSQHIGLKSAQRVAVYNGTLPCQWLKYELY encoded by the coding sequence ATGGCCGCATATTTCGCCACCGTTGCCCGTGGGCTCGAGGCCTTGGCCGCCGCCGAACTCGAAGATTTAGGTGCTCAGCAGGTTGAGCCGGGCTTTTGCGGGGTTGCCTTTGAGGGCGACCTGGCCCTGCTGTATCGGGTCAACCTTTGGTCGCGGCTGGTCTTTCGGGTGCTGGTCAAGCTGGGCGAATGCCCCTGCCGCGACGCTGAAGATCTCTACCAGGGCATTCAGAGCATTGACTGGCGGCCTTACCTCACCCCTGAGCTTACCTTCGCAGTCGATGCCACCGGCAAAAACCGCACCCTCAACCACACCCATTTCACTGCCCTTCAGGTGAAAAATGCCGTGGTCGATCAGCAGCGGCAGCACTGGGGCGATCGCTCCACCATCGACACCCAACACCCCGAGGTGCGGCTCAACGTCCACATTCAAGACGACACTGCCACCGTCAGCCTCGACAGCTCGGGCAGCAGCCTGCACCGCCGTGGCTACCGCCCCGCCGTGGGAGCCGCCCCGCTGAAAGAATCCCTGGCGGCAGCGCTGGTGAAGCTGACCGACTGGCCCGGCGATGTGCCGCTGCTGGATCCTCTCTGTGGATCGGGCACGCTGCCCCTGGAAGCCAGCATGGCGGCGCTCAATATCGCCCCAGGCATTTTTCGCGAAGAGTTTGGCTTTCAGACCTGGCCTGACTTTGATGGCGACCTGTGGGATCGCCTGTGGCAAGAGGCGGAGGCAGCGCGTAAAGAGAATTTAGGCACTTGGGTGGGGGGGTGCGATCGCGATCCCGACATCATTCACCAGGCCCGCCTCAATGCCCAACGCTGCGATCTGGACGAGCAGCTTAACTTTTGGGCTGCCGACTTGGCCGACCTAGAAGCCCCCGCCGACGGCGGCTTTCTGCTGTGCAACCCACCCTACGGCGAACGTTTGGGTGCCGACGAAGATCTAGGAGCCTTCTACAAACTGTTGGGGAACGTGCTGAAGCAGCGCTTCAAAGGCTGGACGGCCTTTGTGCTCAGCGGCAACAAAGCCCTGTCGCAACACATTGGCCTCAAATCGGCTCAGCGGGTGGCGGTTTATAACGGCACGCTCCCCTGCCAGTGGCTCAAGTACGAACTGTATTGA
- the infC gene encoding translation initiation factor IF-3: MVNRQIRSPQVFLIDQENQNRGLMETREALTLAEDAGLDLVVVSNGKDAPVAKILDYGKLQYQQSKRQKQSSKPSLKEVKLRPNVGESDYQLRIRRSVEWLSKGDSVKFLVRLRGREHQHRDRAGELLDRIVKDIGDAGKVQALDKKALVLMITPA, encoded by the coding sequence CTGGTAAACCGGCAAATTCGCTCACCTCAGGTGTTCTTAATCGACCAGGAGAACCAAAATCGGGGTCTCATGGAAACTCGCGAAGCGCTTACGCTGGCCGAGGATGCAGGACTTGACCTGGTGGTGGTCTCTAACGGCAAAGATGCCCCTGTGGCCAAAATTCTGGACTACGGCAAGCTTCAGTACCAGCAGAGTAAGCGGCAGAAGCAAAGCTCTAAGCCGTCTTTGAAAGAGGTCAAGCTGCGCCCCAACGTGGGTGAGTCTGACTACCAGCTCCGGATTCGCCGCTCGGTCGAGTGGCTGTCGAAGGGAGACTCGGTTAAGTTTTTGGTGCGCCTGCGTGGGCGTGAGCACCAGCACCGCGATCGCGCTGGAGAGCTGCTCGATAGAATCGTGAAGGATATTGGCGATGCGGGCAAAGTGCAGGCCCTCGACAAGAAGGCCTTGGTACTGATGATTACCCCCGCCTAA
- a CDS encoding response regulator → MSKRILVIDDELDIREVVCLSLEEFGGWQTDSAGSGQEGLDKALATPWDAILLDVSMPEMDGFAVYEQLQANPKTQAIPIILLTAKVLTSDRDRFCALGVAGVIAKPFNPVKVWQQVAQLLDWAT, encoded by the coding sequence ATGAGCAAGCGGATTTTAGTGATCGACGACGAACTGGACATTCGCGAAGTAGTTTGCCTCTCGCTTGAAGAGTTTGGCGGGTGGCAAACCGACAGTGCTGGGTCAGGGCAGGAGGGCTTAGACAAAGCCTTGGCCACCCCTTGGGACGCCATCTTGCTAGATGTCTCAATGCCCGAGATGGATGGCTTTGCGGTCTACGAGCAACTTCAGGCTAACCCCAAGACCCAGGCCATACCGATAATTTTGCTCACGGCTAAGGTGTTGACCAGCGATCGCGATCGCTTCTGTGCCCTAGGCGTGGCTGGAGTAATTGCTAAACCCTTTAATCCGGTGAAGGTATGGCAACAGGTGGCCCAGCTCTTAGACTGGGCCACCTAA
- a CDS encoding response regulator, giving the protein MLASARLLSLGIGSIYYSGYAPPMKILLVEDDPSTRELLVFHLTAARYTVEQAADGIIAQELAALWSYDLILLDINVPRLDGLSLCRHLREQEVSTPILMLTAQAGDADVITGLDAGADDYVTKPFEVSQVLARIRALLRRGARAATIPSLVWGHLCLNPTLAQVTYSGQAVPLTPKEYSLLELFLHHPQRVFSRSAILDHLWTIDDSPTEGAVTNLVKDLRNRLKRSGVVESVIQTVYGLGYRLRDLPPSLVLGTANNGFHEPSGGAQAETQEPVLVTAPKGKTLEAIAARFQASIQQRLAVVEAAVRSLQAGNLPPQQRTVAQDEAHRLAGGLGTFGYDEGSTYARQIEQLLGDRPLQTTEVDQLSRHLLDLKQTLALTPKPLSAEIGQACHLGVILSVELELINQLQDDAVSHGWHLDRATDLGELLQTLAQGRAEAVVLTLDQSAPLAGKLAPLREVKQRFPQLPVLVLTCRDSLEERVQVARLQGDRYLVAPATPSQIFDTLSHLLPETQAPEARVMVVDNDPVTRGAITELLTPWGLQVTELGDSSQFWEMLRQVQPDLLLLALEMPTFSGIDLCQVVRQDSRFGNLPILMVAAHPDTVTVRQVFEMGADDLIGKPIVGPELVTRVLSRIERSRLRQKIEQMRRRQALYWTQQETTDPLTQVANGLHFDAFLQQQWERHCQDQAPLSLILCSPDSLRTYYQIYGQQAGDAALRRIARTLHCTINPNIDLVARCGDDEFAIVLPNTNLDGALRVVARMQQAVTDLKIPQPASDEGDYITLSLGIGGTTPTGSLSIDLLLKTADQALKDAKGRGGNTFCLYPMC; this is encoded by the coding sequence ATGCTGGCTTCAGCCCGGCTACTATCTCTCGGCATTGGCAGCATCTACTACTCTGGCTATGCCCCACCGATGAAAATTTTGCTCGTTGAGGATGACCCCTCTACCCGAGAACTGTTGGTTTTTCACTTGACTGCGGCGCGCTACACCGTGGAGCAGGCGGCTGACGGCATCATTGCTCAAGAGCTAGCGGCCCTGTGGAGTTACGACCTAATTTTGCTAGACATCAATGTTCCCCGGCTGGATGGCCTTAGCTTATGCCGTCACCTGCGGGAGCAGGAAGTGTCTACTCCGATCTTAATGCTGACAGCCCAGGCCGGCGATGCGGATGTGATTACCGGGCTGGACGCCGGGGCCGATGATTATGTAACCAAGCCCTTTGAGGTGTCTCAGGTGCTAGCCCGCATTCGCGCTCTGCTGCGGCGGGGGGCGCGGGCGGCAACCATTCCATCGCTGGTGTGGGGGCATCTGTGCCTTAACCCAACCCTGGCTCAGGTTACCTACAGCGGCCAGGCCGTGCCCCTAACGCCGAAGGAATACAGCCTGCTGGAGCTGTTTTTGCACCATCCCCAGCGGGTGTTTAGCCGCAGTGCCATTCTCGACCACCTGTGGACTATTGACGATTCGCCCACCGAAGGGGCCGTGACCAACCTGGTGAAGGATCTGCGCAACCGCCTCAAGCGCAGCGGCGTGGTCGAAAGTGTGATTCAGACGGTGTACGGGCTGGGCTATCGCCTCCGCGATTTGCCGCCGAGTTTGGTTCTAGGAACAGCCAATAATGGTTTCCATGAGCCTAGCGGCGGTGCTCAGGCAGAGACTCAAGAGCCCGTACTGGTTACCGCGCCCAAGGGCAAGACTTTAGAGGCGATCGCAGCTCGGTTTCAGGCGTCAATTCAGCAGCGGCTGGCGGTGGTAGAAGCGGCGGTGCGATCGCTTCAGGCGGGCAACTTGCCCCCCCAGCAGCGGACCGTTGCCCAGGATGAGGCCCATCGACTGGCCGGTGGGCTGGGTACCTTTGGCTATGACGAAGGCTCGACCTACGCTCGCCAGATCGAGCAGTTGCTGGGCGATCGCCCTCTGCAAACCACAGAAGTTGACCAGCTTTCTCGCCACTTGCTCGACCTCAAGCAGACATTGGCCTTAACCCCTAAACCGCTATCAGCTGAGATTGGCCAGGCTTGCCACCTTGGGGTGATTCTGTCGGTGGAGCTCGAATTGATCAACCAATTACAGGACGATGCTGTCAGCCACGGTTGGCACCTCGATCGGGCCACCGACCTAGGCGAGCTTTTGCAGACCTTGGCCCAGGGCCGAGCGGAGGCGGTGGTGCTCACCCTCGACCAGAGCGCTCCTCTAGCCGGAAAATTAGCGCCCCTGCGGGAGGTTAAGCAGCGGTTTCCACAGCTGCCGGTGCTGGTCTTGACCTGCCGCGACAGTCTAGAGGAACGGGTGCAGGTGGCTCGTCTCCAGGGCGATCGCTACCTAGTGGCACCGGCTACCCCCAGCCAAATTTTTGATACCTTAAGCCACCTCTTGCCGGAAACCCAAGCGCCCGAGGCACGGGTGATGGTAGTCGACAATGACCCCGTCACTCGGGGTGCCATTACAGAACTGCTCACTCCCTGGGGTTTACAGGTGACTGAGCTGGGCGACTCCAGCCAGTTTTGGGAGATGCTGCGCCAGGTGCAGCCCGACTTGCTGCTGCTGGCTTTAGAAATGCCTACCTTTAGCGGCATTGACCTATGCCAAGTGGTGCGCCAAGACTCGCGGTTTGGCAACTTGCCCATTCTAATGGTGGCAGCCCATCCTGACACTGTGACCGTGCGCCAGGTGTTTGAGATGGGGGCTGATGACCTAATCGGTAAGCCTATCGTGGGCCCAGAGCTGGTAACGCGAGTGCTGAGCCGAATTGAGCGATCGCGACTGCGTCAGAAAATCGAGCAGATGCGCCGTCGCCAAGCCCTCTACTGGACCCAGCAAGAGACCACCGACCCCCTGACTCAGGTGGCCAACGGCCTACACTTCGATGCCTTTTTGCAGCAGCAGTGGGAGCGCCACTGCCAGGACCAGGCCCCGCTCTCGCTGATTTTGTGCAGCCCCGACAGCCTGCGCACCTACTATCAGATCTACGGGCAGCAGGCGGGCGATGCTGCCCTGCGCCGCATTGCTCGCACCCTACACTGCACCATTAACCCCAACATTGATCTGGTGGCCCGCTGCGGCGACGATGAGTTTGCAATTGTGCTGCCTAACACCAACCTGGATGGGGCGCTGCGGGTGGTCGCGCGCATGCAGCAGGCCGTCACCGACCTCAAAATTCCTCAGCCCGCCTCTGATGAGGGCGACTACATTACCTTGAGCTTAGGCATCGGCGGCACCACCCCCACCGGTAGCCTCTCCATCGATCTGCTGCTAAAAACCGCTGACCAGGCTCTCAAAGACGCCAAAGGGCGCGGCGGCAACACCTTTTGCCTGTATCCGATGTGCTGA
- a CDS encoding site-specific integrase has product MASPAALDDAIAALNTRLKAARLGLQIERRGDRLSLRGTLPPRPDSAKTRPHQQRIPLKLPATPAGLKQIEREAKVIAAQLIERRFSWANYLAPAADCQQETMPLADRVAQFEAHLMAQPCADVAAMASRKTTWDKAYAPYLKKLLVQAEQQPRQPLEAAIVATLETLSPQSRSRQVACTALKAFADFQGLALPENFEQLAGTYGNSKAQRRLLPSDEVIVEWCDRIPNPAWRYVYGVMATYGLRNHEVFFCDYQDLLQGDPEGRITVLETTKTGLHDVWPFYPEWIERFDLRQGALPPINTDLAQTTLQRIGQQVAIQFRRYGVPFSPYDLRHAWAVRTIHFGLPDTVAARMMGHSVAIHNRTYHRWITHRDQRTAVQAALQRGTWQPPL; this is encoded by the coding sequence ATGGCTTCCCCCGCCGCTTTAGATGACGCGATCGCAGCGCTCAACACCCGCCTCAAAGCCGCCCGCCTGGGGCTCCAGATCGAGCGCCGGGGCGATCGCCTCAGCCTGCGAGGCACCCTACCGCCTCGCCCCGACAGCGCCAAAACTCGGCCCCATCAGCAGCGCATTCCCCTCAAGCTGCCCGCCACCCCCGCCGGGCTCAAGCAGATCGAGCGCGAGGCCAAAGTGATCGCTGCCCAGCTGATCGAGCGCCGTTTTAGCTGGGCCAACTATCTGGCTCCAGCGGCAGATTGTCAGCAGGAGACGATGCCCCTAGCTGACCGGGTTGCCCAGTTTGAGGCCCACCTGATGGCGCAACCCTGCGCTGATGTCGCTGCCATGGCCTCGCGCAAAACCACTTGGGATAAAGCCTATGCCCCCTACCTTAAAAAGCTGCTGGTGCAGGCTGAGCAGCAGCCCCGCCAGCCGCTTGAGGCGGCTATTGTAGCTACCCTAGAAACCTTATCGCCCCAGTCTCGCAGCCGTCAGGTAGCCTGTACGGCCCTAAAAGCCTTTGCTGACTTTCAGGGTCTGGCCCTGCCCGAGAATTTTGAGCAGCTGGCCGGCACCTACGGCAACAGCAAGGCCCAGCGACGGCTCTTACCTTCCGACGAGGTAATTGTGGAATGGTGCGATCGCATCCCAAATCCGGCCTGGCGCTATGTGTATGGGGTGATGGCCACCTATGGCCTGCGCAATCACGAAGTCTTTTTCTGTGACTACCAAGACCTCCTCCAGGGCGACCCTGAGGGGCGGATTACGGTGCTCGAAACGACCAAGACAGGTCTGCACGATGTGTGGCCCTTTTATCCAGAGTGGATCGAGCGCTTCGACCTGCGCCAGGGCGCCCTACCGCCCATCAACACCGATCTAGCTCAGACTACCCTTCAGCGGATTGGTCAGCAGGTAGCGATTCAGTTTAGGCGCTATGGGGTGCCGTTCTCGCCCTACGACCTGCGCCACGCCTGGGCAGTACGCACCATTCACTTTGGCCTGCCCGACACTGTAGCGGCCCGTATGATGGGGCACTCGGTGGCCATTCACAATCGCACCTACCACCGCTGGATTACCCACCGTGATCAACGGACGGCCGTGCAGGCAGCTCTGCAGCGAGGCACCTGGCAGCCCCCTTTGTAG